The DNA window CGGAGCGTTTGGAAGCACATTAGAGCATCGGGATGTGGAAAGCAATAGTTCCAACCcagtagatgaacaaatatgtcGTATCTGAAGACACCTTTATTATCTCTGCTCTCAGATGGCTGCTGAAACCTTTCACTGATGATGGCAGTCTGGCCACCCAGCAGTTCATGTACAATGAGGCAAACAGTGCCTGTAAATAAACAGTAATACTGTTTAAAATGGAGAATATTTCCTAAACAAGTGGGAGAGAAGTGAACCAACCTGCTCTGTGAAGCAGAATTAAAGGCTGCCGAATGAAAACAGCATACAGTTGTTGACCTTGTGGATTGTTCTCCTCTTTTGGTCctcaaagttcctcctcgtactctgctgtccttgcacacattttcccaACACTTTCAATGAGCGGAAACGGAAAGCACATTCATTCAAGAGAAAGAAGAAATTGGCAAAGGGGGCTTCATTTGGAGAAAAAGGAAGCAGAAATGAGAGTCCGTATAAGTAAATCAGAGATAAAAAGGTTTATATGGTGTGAAATCACTCAAATGTGGCAGGAAATATGGGATAGAGAATGAAAATGAAGACATTTGTAAACAATTACAAAGAATATTAAAGTTAATAGGTGAGAGAGTGGGCGGAGGAGAAAGAAGACAATGTGATCAACGTTCAGGTTGATCATGTAGCAGTTTAAACAAAACACTAAAGTTGAGAGGGAAACATGAAACCGGTTTAGGTGAGGAGTGCCAGGAAGAGGGGTCTGTGGAACATGTCCTCATGCGGTGTAGAAAATAGGGGACAGAGAGAAAGGTGGTGAGGGCAGATCAAGGAAAATAGGGGTGAGGGATGTTAGTTTAGAAGGGGCACTGGGAATGAGAAATAGGTCACAAGTTAAGAGATTTTGTAATTATCGCTCGgtccaattgttttgctttgtgctgAGAGCAGAGTTTGGCTGAGAATAGAGTAGAATTCATTAAAAATTTgatttatgtcacaaaaactaaaataaaaaataaaccagaTGCATTGCTTAAAGTGTTTTAGCATGAGTGCTAATTATCCACACTTGTCCACAGGAGGTTTTTTAGAAGGAAGATAAAATACAAGGGGGTAGATAGGGTAAGACAAATTAActagtctgttttttttaaatcattgtcaTGGCAGGTTAATTAGTTGCTCAGCAATAATCTTTTCAAGCACTTTGGAGACGAGTGTAAGGATGGCAATGGGCCTGTAATTGCTGGCTGTGTCCCTATCCCCACATTTGTGGATGGGTGGGACCATTACCATTTTCGACATTTGTGGGAATTCTTTTGGTCGGATTGAAAGGTTAATAAGATGAGGAATGGGTTCTGCTAGACGATTCTGGaatgtatttatccatccatccatccattttctaagccgcttctcctcactagggtcgcgggcgtgctggagcctatcccagctgtcatcgggcaggaggtggggtacaccctgaactggttgccagccaatcgcagggcacatagaaacaaacaaccattcgcactcacagtcatgcctacgggcaatttagagtctccaattaatgcatgtttttgggatgtgggaggaaaccggagtgcccggagaaaacccacgcaggcacggggagaacatgcaaactccacacaggcggggacggggattgaaccccacacctcagaactgtgaggctgacgctctaaccagtcggccaccgtgccgcaggaatgtatttattatatgatTATTTTACTTGCATTATTACGGCATTGAGATAATGGATTTCCTTTAATGTTGAATTGCTTGTGGCTCTTGATTGGCTGTTGTGACATTAGCAAAGATGAAAGGGACAGAGGAGCATTTCAGATGAAAGAGCAGGGACATTTAAGATTAGACTTTGCTTAAGTCAGGAAGTCTGTGTGTGGAGTGCCTGGTGTGAGTTGTCGTCGATAGCAGCTCTTGAATGAATGTGCATTCTGTTTCCACTCATTGAAAgtgttgtgaaaatgtgtgcaagaaggacagcagagtacgaggaggaactttggggACCAAAAGAGGAGAATGACCCACAAAATCAACACCTGTGTGCTGTTTTCATTCTGCAGCCTCTAATTGTGCTTCACAGAGCAGGTTGGTTCACTTCTCTCTCATTTGTTTAGGAAATACTTTCCATTTTGAAcagaattactgtatttacaggCACTGTGTGATGTTACTTTCAATTTGACATTGTAAATATCTCATACTGTGACCAATGTTTCTCAGAATCTAAAAAGGTTGTGGGCAATGCTGCATTATCAAAAATTAACAGTTTTATTCAACTTACATGACGTGGTTAGAAAATTGTGTGCAAGATTCGGAGGTTTCTAAAACATGGGGGCCTCCCCATTGAATCGGGAAGTCATCCTCATTCAGTTCACACAGATGATGCAACACCATAGACTTCACTTGGCTCAGGTGGCAGTCATTGCGTCATAACAGGCATCTCTATCTGCCCTTAGTCTTCCAAATGCATGCTCAGCTGTTCTTCTGGCTCTACTTGATTTGTTATTGTACATGGCCTGCTGGGTGGCCAGCCTGCCATTGTCAGTCCAAGGTTTCAGCAGCCAGCTGAGAGCAGAGATCATCAAATGTGTCCTCGGATACGCAAAAATTGTTCATCCACCGGGTCGGAATTACTCCTTCTCGACATTCTAATGCTGAAGAGGCCCTGATCAGTCGTAAGTGCGTAtcgaaaaaacacaaaaaaacggtaaagaaaatttCAACTGTAATTACTTTGTCAATCGAAGCTATTCAAAGAGGAGCTTAttgaaataagtaaaataaagcaaaataaaaggatatacagtgttcccttgccaCTTCATGCTTCACGTTTTGCGCCTTCAGTGCTTcgtgggtttttccaaaatattcataaaaaaaaaaaatacagccatatcagcagccatattgcgttgtttcatgttgatgtgtgcgagagaaggtttccctgcatgccaaacaaagagatgagttgactcagaggctttgtacatgcctgtactgtacgggcactcatacaaggcatGTGATTGGTTCCCGTCGCGACattgaccaatgagagcacgagtggatttatcccatgagctgattggctgcgcatcatcgcagccttaCCCAGCATCTTCCCATGTTgtgtctcgtccacgctgttgtgttcgcaataactttttttgtttaagcgataatttttttgattagttaagcaagcccttacaatgccgccgaagcgctgtgcccctgcaaaAGCTGCCTCCaaggcgcccaagaggaagaagaagatgatgaccatcagcgaaaaagtgaaacttttagatttgatcaaaaagggcagaagttatgcatctgtgggacgccattatggcgtgaatgaatctacagtgcggtacataaagaaagaggaagcaaacattcGCAAAgctgcttcaataaccttcaataaggaagtgaaacgtgtggtaactacgcgtaataagagaattgtgaaaatggaagctgcattggcattgtggattgctgattgcagggaaaagacactgagtttggacactaatattatcaggacaaagtaaatgttaattactgtataaggttttataattaaggtattaagtaaatacgtgtactgttgtaatctttgtctcaaatatgtaaattataaatactgtttacatattttaaacattctggtacccacatacacatccacaaaaattcctggggggggggggcaaatcctactttgcggtttttcacctttcgcggggggttctggtccccattaaccgtgaaaaacgagggaacactgtacaagCAACCAATTCAAGGTGTAACcggcctctcacccagagtcagctgggataggctccagctcgtctgtgacccaagtgaggataagcgtcatcgaaaatggatggatggatgacattcaATCACAGTATATCGTGAATAAAAAGCTCTTACCAGGCTAAAAACAGTGGCAgcgatcatgtacagtatacgaTGAGATTGTACTTTGATTATTTATTGCTGTGTTATACAtccgcgtgcacacacacacacacacacaaaaacggcCTTCTGAGTTGAGTGGGTAACTAGTCTCAATTTAAGAGAtgctacaatacaataaataatgcacaCAGTAGACAgtattttgacatgaaaatattttttaaaattcacatttttacaacaTACTGTTACAGTCACAAACTTTACAATAGGTACTTATTTTCATTGGTAACCAAGGATTGGCACCTccataaatagatgaatttgcaaatgccaaaccgcgagactgcaggggtccactgtattactattattgATACTTGTTGTTTCatgcatgttattattttacacttgtttacattttattgttaatgttgacctgcctatttttttatttccaataaACCTTAACTCAACCGagtcaccttcttcttcttcctttcctttcggcttgtccctttagtgGTCGCcgcagcgcgtcatccttttccatttaaCTTATTTTCATGCGTAACCAAGGATTGGCACCTccataaatagatgaatttgcaaatgccaaaccgcgagactgcaggggtccactgtattactattattgATACTTGTTGTTTCatgcatgttattattttacacttgtttacattttattgttaatgttgacctgcctatttttttatttccaataaAACTTAACTCAACCGagtcaccttcttcttcttcctttcctttcggcttgtccctttagtgGTCGCCgcagtgcgtcatccttttccatttaaCTTATTTTCATGCGTAACCAAGGATTGGCACCTccataaatagatgaatttgcaaatgccaaaccgcgagactgcaggggtccactgtattactattattgATACTTGTTGTTTCatgcatgttattattttacacttgtttacattttattgttaatgttgacctgcctatttttttatttccaataaACCTTAACTCAACCGACTCACTTCCTTTCCTTTCGTCTTGTCCCTTTAGTGGTCGCCgcagtgcgtcatccttttccatgtaagcctatctcctgcatcctcctctcgaacaccaactcccctcatgtcttccctcacgacatccatcaacctctttggtcttcctctagctctcttgcctggcagctccatcctcgtcatccttctaccaatatacttactatttctcctctggacgtctccaaaccatcgaagtctgctctgtctaactttgtctccaaaacctcaaaccttggctgtccctctgatgagctcaattctaattttatccaacctggtcactccgagagcgaacctcaacatcttcatttctgccacctccagctctgcttcctgttgtctcttcagtgccactgtctctaattcttacctcatggctggcctcaacataacacacctgacaccttcctccacccgttccaacctgcttggacctgtttcttcacttcctgaccacactcaccatttctctggactgttgaccccaagtatttaaagtcctccacccttgctatctcttctccctgtagcctcactctagCCTCAACCGACTCTCCTAATAACCTTAAATATGAACCTAAGACATATTACGCAACATTTAAGTCAAGCATGAGAATTGACGTGACCAAACCATGTGtatttgtcttcttgtgtcttgcagacatcagtgAAGATCTTCATCCTGCGCGGCAGGAGCTAGtgccccctcacattaaagaggaagagaaatTGGAGCCTACTCCCATTAAaaaagaggatgaggaagagcaCACTCACATCAAACATGAAGTGGAGGAGGACTTCACCAAGTTTtcatcgactggtgtccctttgaagagtgaagatgaaggtcaaagtgaggagaacagaggggcggagcctccaaccACCAGCTCAAGTCagcacatgacaacagaaggtgatggagactaCTGTGGAGGATCAGAAGCAGAgggcctcttagctccactgtcaGATCGTGATGACACATCGTCACATCCTCCTCatactgatgatgatgatggacagtGTGAAGGTCATATGATGTGTCACACTGAAAATAatcgatggaaatgttctccgtgtgggaaaatatttgcttttcagagcaatttgaaacaacacatgaaaatacacacaggagagaaagattttgcttgctcagtttgtggtcaaagattctctgtaaagggaaatttaaaaacacacacaagaacccacactggtgagaaaccctttGCCTGCTtggtttgtggccaaagattttcTGTTAACGGAAACTTGAGCAAACACACAAGaatccacactggtgagaaaccatttgcctgctcagtttgtggtaaaagattcaccaAGAAGGgagacttaaaaatacacacaagaatccacactggtgagaaaccttttgcctgctcagtttgcacTCAAAGATTCTCCAAGAAGGgtaacttaaaaatacacacaagaacccacactggtgagaaaccttttgcctgctcagtttgcggtcaaagattctccaaGAAGGgagacttaaaaatacacacaagaacccacactggtgagaaacctttttcctgctcagtttgcggtcaaaggtTCTCTCATAATTATCAGgctaagacacacaagtgtgctggtgagaacagcagtgatgaagaagctttaaatgaaaaaataaatggttaatATCAAAGGAAATTACGATCATACTGATTTACAAAAATCTACATTCTGGCATTCTGTctaccatattttattttttcaatctttttattttctttgtatctTCTAAAAGCCTCCTGTGGACAAATGTTGAGAATTATCACTTGTGCCtgaaatacttttgtccaatgttttaaaatgagcaaatgattgacagaaCTCAATTGTGAAGAGACATTTGACTTTTAGTGAATAGGTGTAACAGTGTATATGGGATCCTTAATAAAATAGAATTATTCAAACAGTGTGAGTCACTCAATTGTCTTGTAtgtcaaatccattttccctGTTGAATAataacgactggttagagcgtcagcctcacagttctgagggcccgggttcaaaccccggccccgcctgtgtggagtttgtatgttctccccgtgcctgtgtgggttttctccgggcactccggtttcctcccacatcccaaaaacatgcattaattggagactctaaattgcccgtaggcgtgactgtgtgtgcgaatggttatttgtttgtttgtatgtggatGGATAAGAACTGAAATTCCTTTCATCCATTAAAACTCTCCCAAACCAAAATGctggcaacacaaagcaaaaaatggccCAAGCGACAAGGACTAAGTGGAAAATTGCTCAGCTGGGGCACTGGTACGTCAAGGTAGTGTTGTCCTTGGCTCCGTTaaccacaatgaaaaaaatctgcatatCAAATAATGGAGTGAGTCTTTGGAACAGATGGAATGTGGAACTGAAACAATGTCACCGCATAaacgaaataaaaaacaaatgcaaacaaatgacCTCGACAAATGAGGAAATGTAAtctcaatataaatatatatgaaaacaaatcccaggccccgcctggtatggagtttgcatgttcttcccatgcctgcgtgggttttctccgggcactccgatttccacccacatcccaaaaacatgcatgaattggacactctaaaattgcccataggtgtgaatgtgagtgcgaatggttgtgtgtttgtatgtgccctgcgattggctggcaaccagttcagggtgtaccccgcctcctgcctgatgacagctgggataggctccagcacgcctgcgaccctagtgaggagaagcggctcagataatggatggatgaaaacaaatttaaaaaccgACAATTAAAACTGCAAAATATATTCAATAATCCATCCCTTCCccacatatattaaaaaaaacacacacccacacgtaCACAAGCACACGGTGATTAATGCTGGTCGTGTACTGATATGGCCAGGCAGGGagaaataatttttattattattgttattagggGTGTAACAATTATATTgatgtatcgatttatatttCTACGATCCAATTGGATCAATCTGTCCTCAGCTAAAACAAATAGATTTAGATCATTTTAGAAGATAACAAATTGACTGTATtgatact is part of the Phyllopteryx taeniolatus isolate TA_2022b chromosome 23, UOR_Ptae_1.2, whole genome shotgun sequence genome and encodes:
- the LOC133472557 gene encoding zinc finger protein 771-like isoform X1, producing MCARTTAKYEKELSGTKEEDEPQRQLVDAFSRQPRVVLHRADIGENLCPEWWEPQPPHIKEEVEDEEVPHIKQEEEFEPISIKEEEKPERPHIKLEDEDDVTKFPSTGVPLKSEDEGQSEESRGVEPPSCSSSQDTTREDDGDYCGGSKADGLLVPRLDVVAAVRHPFPYISEDLHPARQELVPPHIKEEEKLEPTPIKKEDEEEHTHIKHEVEEDFTKFSSTGVPLKSEDEGQSEENRGAEPPTTSSSQHMTTEGDGDYCGGSEAEGLLAPLSDRDDTSSHPPHTDDDDGQCEGHMMCHTENNRWKCSPCGKIFAFQSNLKQHMKIHTGEKDFACSVCGQRFSVKGNLKTHTRTHTGEKPFACLVCGQRFSVNGNLSKHTRIHTGEKPFACSVCGKRFTKKGDLKIHTRIHTGEKPFACSVCTQRFSKKGNLKIHTRTHTGEKPFACSVCGQRFSKKGDLKIHTRTHTGEKPFSCSVCGQRFSHNYQAKTHKCAGENSSDEEALNEKING
- the LOC133472557 gene encoding zinc finger protein 771-like isoform X2 — protein: MCARTTAKYEKELSGTKEEDEPQRQLVDAFSRQPRVVLHRADIGENLCPEWWEPQPPHIKEEVEDEEVPHIKQEEEFEPISIKEEEKPERPHIKLEDEDDVTKFPSTGVPLKSEDEGQSEESRGVEPPSCSSSQDTTREDDGDYCGGSKADGLLVPRLDDISEDLHPARQELVPPHIKEEEKLEPTPIKKEDEEEHTHIKHEVEEDFTKFSSTGVPLKSEDEGQSEENRGAEPPTTSSSQHMTTEGDGDYCGGSEAEGLLAPLSDRDDTSSHPPHTDDDDGQCEGHMMCHTENNRWKCSPCGKIFAFQSNLKQHMKIHTGEKDFACSVCGQRFSVKGNLKTHTRTHTGEKPFACLVCGQRFSVNGNLSKHTRIHTGEKPFACSVCGKRFTKKGDLKIHTRIHTGEKPFACSVCTQRFSKKGNLKIHTRTHTGEKPFACSVCGQRFSKKGDLKIHTRTHTGEKPFSCSVCGQRFSHNYQAKTHKCAGENSSDEEALNEKING